The segment CCCCCCTTACGAACACATGGATAGAAACCTATAGACTCTACATTCCCTCAGAGCAGCTGAAGACCGGCAGCAATGAGCTGAAGCTGACCGTGGACCGCGGGCTATACGCTGATCCGCAGTCGCCAGGATATGACGGTGACAAGTATCTGTGGTTCGAATGGGATTATCTCAGGCTGGCGGCGCTGGAAGAGCGGGCCACAGAGCCTATCCATGGCAGGTATGTCCATCTGGGCAGCACGATTGCCGCCTCGACCTTCCGCTACGACGAGCATGCGATCCGCCATCTGGCCCCGATGTCCAAGTGGCTGGGCATTGCCTACAGCGGCAACTGGATGCGCACCTCCTTCTGGTCCGATACCAGCGCAGGCTGGGACCCGCAGGGCCGCAAGTACCTGGAGACGCTGCGCGACCTCAATCTTGCGCCAATGGTTAATATCATCGGCGGCAACTGGAAGACTAACAGCGAGCTGGCGGCAGGGACGATCAGCTCTGCGCTGAGGAGCTATTACAGCGGCTTTGTCAGCAAATTCGGTGATCTGTACCAGTATGCCGAGACGGGGAATGAGCCGGGATTGTTCGGCTGGGCACAGAAGGCGGTGCTGGCGCTTCATGAAATGATGGACGAGGAGAGGCAGACGAACAGCCAGCCTTACCTGAAAATTGTTGCTCCCGGCTGGGCCTACTGGCCGTATAACGGCACCCCTGACGGCTGGGAACGGGATGCTGCCCAGCGTGCGCCGATTGAAGCGCTGTCGGATGTGACCAACGGACACAGCTATGGCGGGACCGGCGTCCAGCCTTTGCCGGGCGGAAGCCTGTATGAGAATCTGCGGGTGTACAGTGATTCAGAGGAAGGCTTCGGCAAAGAGATGGCCATGAGCGAGACCGGAAGCAATGACAATCATTCCGATAATACGAAATACGGGACGTATGCTTACAGGTTCGCTTCTGCTTTTGACCGGGAGCTGCGGGGGAATATCGGGTATGCCGACCATATTATGCAGCATGCCGCCTTCTTCAATGACGGGACGGAGTTTGGCCTGTTCGATTCAGCGATCAACTGGAACACACACCGCTATGAGGATACAGCAGCGGTACCGGCTAATATAAATGAATCCGGGGAGACCCGGCTGAAGACGTTCCGCAGATTGGCCGCCGCTTACGCCACCCATGGAAGTCCGCTGGACTACGAGGTGCTGAATGCAGCTGAACTGACCGGGCTGAAGGCGTATTTCCGCGCAGTGGATACCTCGGCGCTGGGGACTACAGCCATCGGGGCTTCGTCCGATAAAATCCTGCTGAACTTCGTCAACTTTGAGACGTCGCTGGTAACGATGCAGGTGAAGGTTAAGATGCCGTCCAGCGGAGCGTATGCCGGGGAACGGTTCGGTCCAGGGGAGACGTACGCCGCCGCCTACTCCAGAGTGGAGCTTGCGGCAGATCCGTACATTACACTTACGGTCCAGCTCGGTGCCGGGGAGACGGTCCAGTATATTCTGGATGAACAGGAGACCGCCGCGCCATCCGCACCGGGAAGTCCATCAGCAGCAGCCGTAAGCCATGAGCAAATCCGGCTGACCTGGACGGCTTCCACAGACAACGCTGCTGTCGTCAGCTATAACGTCTACCGTGACGGCGGAGCGGCTCCGGTGATCAATATTCCGGGACGGCTGACCTTCTGGAGTGACTATACCGTAGCGCCCCAGACCACTTACAGCTACACGGTGCAGGCCGTGGATGACTCCGGCAATGCATCGCCTCTTAGCGCAGCCGTATCAGCGACTACACCGGTCATGCCGATTACACCGCATGCCGCAGGAGATCCGGCCAAGTTCGAGGCTGAAGCTACCGCCTTTGCCCTGCCGCTGAAGACCGGCAATAACAGCAGCGCCTCGGGCGGTAAGGTCGTGGAGCAGACGCATAGCGGAGGCTTAACGATCCAAGGCTTCCATTCCGTGAACGGAGGCAGCTATACCTTAACAATTGTATACGCTTCCAATGAGGAATCGAAGAAAAACATTCTCGTGAACGGCGTGAAGCAGTCCACAGTAACCCTGCCTTCTACGGGAAGCTGGACCGCGAATCTGACCGCACGGCAGTATGGGATTACCCTCCAGCCGGGCTATAACATGATCAGCTTCACCTCCGCCGGGAAAGGGGCAAATCTCGATTATTTCAAGCTGGAGGAAGGGCTGTATGTTCCGCTCTCCCACTGGTATCCGGCCGCACATGATCATCCTTACATTGACTATGCCGGATTCACCCCTGCACCCAATGGAGTCTCCCATGTGACCTATGAGGAGGATGCCACAGCCGCCTTCAGCTTCAATGGCATTGGCGTCCGCTGGAGATCGGATATCAAGAGCGATATGGGCAGTGCGGATGTCTACGTCGATGGCGAGTATAAGGAGACTATAGTCATTCCGCAGGCAGGGCTGGAGGGCGATCATAAAATTGTCTACGAGCTTACGGGACTGGATTACGGGCTGCACCGGATAGAGATTGTAGGCAACGGCGGAAAGGTGATGGTCAGCGGACTGGAGTATGAGAGCTACGAGTCTGTACTGCCCGCACCGGGACCGGATCTGACGGTGACGGATATCGGCTGGCATATCGTGAACAGCGACGGCAGCCCTTCCGCGCACAGCACACCGCAGCTGGGCGACTCCCTGATCTTCTGGGCCAAAGTGAAGAATATCGGCGTCCGCCCTACACCGCTGAATGCCTCGACCGGACTCGGACAGATTACCGGCGGCGCCTTCTCGGTCAACGGCGGGGTGGTCTCGTGGACGGACACGAATACCAGTGTGATTCAGCCGGGTGAGGAGATTACCTTGACGGCTAATGCCAGTGCGCAGGGAACCCCCCGGTGGACGGTGCCGACGATCGGCGAGTTTACGGTCAGCTTTTTTGTGAATGATATCTGGCGGTATGCGGAGATGAACAAGGAGAATAACAAACGGGGACAGACGCTGGAGATCAGCCTGCCCTGACGGGCTAATCAGCCGCCGGGCATTCCACGCAGGCAATTTGTAGAATATTGAACTTATATTATAGCTGGCTGTATGTAGAGCAGCTTCGCGATCCGGTACACTGAACTGGAAGAGAACCTGCCGGGAGGAGTAGGAATGATGCAGAAGCCGTTAAGCAAGGAAGAACAGGAGTGGGTGGAGGATACGCTTGAAGCAATGAGCCTCCGTGAGCTGATCGGGCAGACGATGCAGGACCATGCAGGCAGACTGCCGTTCAAGGGAGATGATGAAGCGGGTCTCCGCAGGTATCTGGAGCAGTATCCGGTGGGCAGCTTCTTCATCGGCGGGGAGGTTATTCAGAAGGCCGCAGGCAAAGCGGAGGATTACCGGGACTGGGCGGGGATGCTGCAGGGCATCAGCAGGTTCCCTCTGCTGTTCTCCGGTGATCTGGAATTCGGGGCAGGCTCGGCCGTGAGAAGTCTCACGGCCTTCCCGCCGCTCCTTGCGCTTGCCGCCGCCGACGATGAAGACCTGGCTTACGAATACGGCAAATATACCGCGCTGGAAGGGCGGGCCGCCGGGTTCACCTGGGCGCTGGCCCCGGGCACCGACCTGCTGCTGAACTGGATGAATCCCGTTATTACGACCCGTTGTCTCGGCGATGAGGCCGGGCGGGCGGCGCGTTTGGCCGCCGCTGTCATGCGGGGCATGCAGGAGCACGGCCTTGCGGCCTGTGCCAAGCATTTTCCCGGTGACGGGGTCGATTACAGGGATCAGCATATCATTACCACTATTAATAGTCTGTCCGAGGAGGAGTGGTTCGCCACTTACGGGCAGGTGGCCGGGGAGATGATCAGCCAGGGGGTCATGTCCTATATGACCGGACATATTGCCCTTCCCTGGATCGAAGACGGGGCAGGCGGCGCTGGATCGAAGCCGGTCCCGGCAACCGTCTCGGAGCGGATTACAACAGGGCTGCTGCGGGAGCGGCTGGGCTTCGATGGAGTAGTGTTGTCGGATGCGCTTGATATGGGCGGATTTTTATCCTGGGGAGACTATACGCAGCGCATCATAGACTGCTTCAATTGCGGTACGGATGTGCTGCTCTGGCCGGGGGTGCGGTACTTCGCGGTGATGGAGCAGGCGGTGGAGGACGGACGCGTCAGCCGGGAACGGCTGAAGGCCAGCGTCCGGCGGATTCTGGAGCTGAAGGCGCGGCTTGGCGTGCATGCTGCCCGTGCCGGGGGAGCGGATGGTAGGGCACTGCCGCTGCTGGACGACAAGCTGCCGCCCGGGCTGGACCGGCAGGTCAGACAATTCAGCCGCGAGCTGGCCGGGCGCTGCATTACCCTGGTCCGCAACCGCACCGGCCAGCTGCCGCTGAACCCGCAGGAGGTCCGCCGGGTGCTGGTCATCATGATGAACAAGGTGACGGAGGGGCGCAGATATGAGCGGATGAATCTTTTTGTGGAGCAGCTTAAGGCTAGAGGACTTGCGGTCGATATTCTGGATGAATTCGAGCCGCTGACGACACTGCGGCAATGGGAGCTGTCCGGGGTCCGCTGGGATGCCGCCTTCGCCCCCTATTTCCTTCCGCTGCACGGAATGATGAATACCGCCCGTCCGGTGGGTGAAGCGGCCAAAGCCATCTGGGCCATGCAGCAGGCGGAGACAGTCCGGCCGATCGGTATTTCGTTCGCTACGCCGTATCTGCTGCAGGACATTCCCTTTTTAGATACCCTGGTGAATGCGTACTCTCTGCATGAAGATACGGTAGAGCTGACGGTTAAGGCGCTGTTCGGAGAGATTCCGTTCCAGGGAAGCTCTCCGGTGAAGGCGGAGATTCAAGCGGGCGATTACGGTTCAGGGAGGCTTCAGATGTCTTGACTACGAAGCGGGAGTTAGCGAACAGGCAGGCATTAGAGCAGAAGCTGGAGCGAATCTGGCAATACATGCGCTCCGAACGGCACCAGGGCGATTGGGCAATGGATATAGATCATTGGGACTGGGTGCCCGGCGTGGGTGTCATATCATTGTTGGAGTACGGTACAGTTGCTGGTAAGGATGAGGTGATTAATTATCTGCTGCAATGGGTTGGGCGGAATAAGCAGCAGGCCGAGGGGGTTCGGGTTATTAATTCCCTGGCTCCCTACGCGCTCTTTCCTGAGCTGTACCGGCTGACCCGGGACCCTTGGTTGCTCAGCCGGGCGCAGGAGGTTGCCGCATGGATGCTGGAGACTGCCCCCCGGACCCGGGAAGGGGCACTGGAGCATACGGTGACAGAGGCGGTGAAATTCCCGGAACAGGTATGGGCCGATACGGTGTACATGGCTGTGCTGTTCCTGGCCCGGCTTGCCGGCCTGACCGGAGACCGGGAGCTTGCCGCCGCTGCCGTGCAGCAGACGCTGCTGCACCTCCGGCTGCTCCAGGACCCGGCGACGGGGCTGTTGTTCCATGGCTGGAACAGCCGGGCAGGCAGCCATATGTCGGCAGCCCGCTGGGCCCGGGCCAATGCCTGGGTGGCACTTGCCGTCCCGGAGATTGTGGCCCTGACGGCAAGCCTGACTGCCGTTCCGCAGGAGCTATACAGCCGGTACCGCAGGCTTGCTTCTGCCCTGCGGCAGGCTCAGGGGGCCAGCCGCTTGTGGCATACGGTGCTCGATCAGCCGGATTATTATGAGGAGACCTCGGCCAGCGCCGGGATTGCCTGCGGCTTCCTGAAGGCGGTGAAAAGCGGACTGCTGGAGGATGCCTATCTGGAGAGCGCGGAGGCGGCACTTGCGGGGATTCTTCCGCTCATCCGTGAAGACGGTGAGGTGCAGGGGGTCTCGGGAGGCACCCCGGTCATGCCGTCGATAGCAGCCTATAACACCATTGAGAGATACCCGGCACTGTATGGGCAAGGGCTGGTGATGCAGCTGCTGACAGAGGCTCTGGATCTGGGGCAGATGCATCAGGAACAATCTGAGCAATCGGAGGAGACGGGTTCATTAGATGATGAAGGAAGGCAGGAGGATGACCGTGAAGGATAACGCAGAAGCTGCGGGTGGAGGGCTGGATCAGCGGCAACGGCTAATTGATAAGATGACCGGGCTGGAATCCCGCTATGACGCTGCCATTTGCATGCTGCGCTCCCCGTTCAGCAGTCCGGGGTATCATACGACGCTGAAGCAGGCGGAGTTCATCCACTCCACCAGAGACTCGCTCAGCTATGCGCTTGGGCTGCTTGACACGGGGCTGACCGGGTATGAACAGCGGGCCTTCGATATCATCCGGCAGGTCATCTCCTTGCAGGATACCGACCCGGCAAGTGATACCTTCGGCATCTGGTCCTGGTTCTATGAGGAGCCGCTGGACCAGATGGCTCCACCGGACTGGAACTGGGCTGATTTCTGCGGCAGCCGTCTGGTGCAGGCCATCTCGCGCCACGGACACCACTTCCCGGATGATCTGCGGGAAGCGGCAGTCTTGTCCATAGAGTGTGCCTGCGAAGCCATTATCCGGCGGAATGTCGGACCGGATTATACCAATATTGCGATTATTGGCGCGTTCGTGACCCGAATTGCCGGGGAGCTGCTGGGGCGGAAGGATTATGCGGACTATGGTCTGGAGCGGCTCAGGAGGCTGCATGCCCATACCCTGAAGCATGGGGCTTTTCAGGAATATAACAGCCCGGTCTACACCTACATTGCCATTCTGGAGCTGTCGAAGCTGCAGTCCGAGACCTCGGACTGCAGGGTTAAGGCATGGACCGGGGAGCTGCTGGATCTGACCTGGAGAACCGTGTCAGGGTATTATCACCCCGCCACGGCTCAGTGGTCCGGCCCGCATTCCCGCTGTTACGGAGTGCTGCTGGAGGACCAGAGCAACGCGTTTCTGCAACTGGCGACAGGAGGAGCCGTGATGTTCTTCCCATGGGAGGAGCTGCCCTACGAAGAGGAATGGTATATGAGCGGCATTCATTGTCCCCCTGCCTATTTGGAGGGCTTCAAGGTTCCTGAGACGAAGGAGGTAAGGCAACGCTTGGAAGGGGAGGGGGAAGGGCAGGAGCAGGAATGGGAGCAAGAGCAAGGGCAGGGTCAGGAGCGGGACCAGGTACTAGAGCGAGTGCGGGGGCAAGAGCAGGGTCAGGGTCGTGACGGCAGGTGGGCGGTCACTTATATGACTCCGCAGTGGAGCATGGGCTCCTTCACCCATAGTGACCTGTGGAACCAGAGACGGCCGCTGCTGGTCTATGCGGATAATCACGGCCAGCCTGCCTACATCCGGCTCCGCTGCATGCATGACGGCTATGACTACTGCTCCGCACGCTTCCAATCGATGCAGGAAGTAGGCCATGTGCTGTTCGGGATCGATTTCATAACGGATGGCGGGGATACTCATCCGAATCTTGACCGGACCGGCGGTGTGATTGCGGCTTCGGACCTGCGGCTGCGGCTGGAGGTTGGCGGCGCTCTGGAGGGAGTTACAGCCGCATTAACAGAAGAAGGTACGGTTATCACCATTGCAGGGACGGAGTTTGGCCTGACAACCTGGTTCGCGGCATTCAGCGGGCCAGCGGATGCAGGCAACCGATTGGTGTGGGAACTTCATAAGGCAGACGGCCGGATGAATATCGATATGATTCTCTACGCCGGTCCGCGCAGGATGCTGGACTTCACCTCCATGCAGCAGGCTGCGCTGGTGTTCTCTCTGGCGGCTGGGGAGGAGGGGAGATTGAACTCTGCCCCGCTTCTGGAGCTGACGGATGAGGGCGGCCTGCGGGTTATCAGTGGAAGCGAGCACGAAGGGGGCAGAGCGCAGGGAGTTGCAGGAGGGAAGGCGGCGGGAGCGAATAAAGTCAACGAATGGGATGAAGCGAATGAAGTGAATGAAGTGAATGAAGCAAATGAAGCAAATGAAGTGAATGAAGTGAATGAAGCAAATGAAGTGAATGCTGAGGAGGGAGATGGGGGGGCGAAAATCGTAAAAAGCGTAAAAAGCATGACAGGCGGGTTCGTACTTAATCTGCGGCCGGCTCCGGGAGAGTAGCTGATAACATCGGTCAAAGGCTGAATGTATGCGAAATACCGAATACAATGGGTGAGTGCGACGGCACATGAACCAAATGTGTACTAAAAACCGAATACAATAGACCAGTACACTGCACTTGAACCAAATGTATGCGGAAATCCGAATACATTCGGTGATGCTGCGATGAGGGATGGGCCCCATGCTCCGCAGCCCGTAACATTGTATAGATCCTGCAAAAAATGCAGCAATATTGCCCATTAGAAGCGGCTTAGGCTGAAATCTTGCATGAAATGCAACAATGCCAGCGCTAAGTAGCAATAAACACCGGAATTCCTGCAAATGATGCAACAATGTACCGTAGGCGGTAACATTTTTAGAGGAATCCTGCAAAATGTGCAACAATACGATCCATACAAGCGGTCGGGTAGATATAATACTCAGAATGGGCAAGAGATAGGCGGAGCACCGCCAGGAAAGGAAGAAGCACTTCAGAACGAATGCGAAAACCGGTTACAAGGTGTGGCCAAAAAGGCATATGGGCTGGAGGTACGTCGCCAGAAAGCGATGAGGCACCAGCATCGAGCATCGTTCACCCGCAGGGTAATTTGATCCTATAACCTCATAGACAGCACAAGGAGCTGGCCCCGTAATGCGGGGACCAGCTCCTGTGACATCCAGCGATTTTATTGCGGCAGCTCTACAAAATCATCTCTAAAGCGCTCGTAATCAGCGGCCCGGCATTCCAGCTTCAGGCGTGTGCCCTGTTCTTCGTAGCTGACGGACTGCACATCGGCATGTTCGTTGAAGTAGGAGACAATGCTGCCCCGGTCGAACGGGACCAGGATCTCACACTGTACATAGTCGGTGAAGATGCGGCTGCGGATCAGAGTGACCAGCTCGGCGACCCCGCGGTTTTGCTTGGCGGAAAGGGTGACAGAGTTATCCTCCACCTGCGGGTAAGGGTCCTCCCTCAGATCAGCTTTGTTGTAGGCGTACAGGGTAGGGATTCCGTCAGCGCCTAGCGCCTTCAAGGTCTCATTCGTTACCGCCATATGCTGCTCATGCTGCGGATCGGCAATATCGACGACATGAATCAACAGATCGGCTTCCGTTACCTCCTCCAGGGTCGAGCGGAACGCCTTCACCAGATGATGAGGCAGCTGGCTGACGAAGCCTACGGTGTCGGTTAACAGGAAGGTCTTGTGATCGGGCAGCGCAATGCTGCGCACTGAGGTCTCCAGCGTCGCGAACAGCATATCCTTGGCAAGCACGCCTTTGCCCGAACCGGGATGATAGGTCTCTACCAGGGTGTTCATTAAGCTGGACTTGCCGGTGTTGGTGTAGCCGACCAGACAGACCACAGGCACCTCATTCTTATGCCGCTGCTTACGCTGGATCTGACGCCTTGCGACCTGCGTCTGCAGCTCTAACTGCAGCGCGGAGATCCGTTCTTCAATCCGTCTGCGGTCCAGCTCCAGCTTCGTTTCCCCGGCTCCCCGGTTCTTCAGGCCGGCCCCGCCGCCCTGTCTGCCGAGAGATTCACGCAAGCCGCTCAGGCGGGGGAGCATGTATTGCAGCTGTGCGACCTCTACCTGCAGCTGGGCTTCCTTGGTCTTCGCCCGTGAGGCGAAGATATTCAGAATCAGAATGGTCCGGTCAATGACCTCGCGGTCCAGTGATGACTCCAGATTGCGGATCTGGGAGGGGGACAGCTCATCGTTGAAAATAACGATCGGTGCTTCATGCTGCTCCATCAGCAGCGCCAGCTCCTGGATTTTGCCGGTCCCGATGTAATGCGAGGGGTTCACCCGGCTGGATTTCTGGCTAAGCTCAGCCACGACCTCAATCTCGCAGGCGGCTGCCAGATTGCGCAGCTCCTCCATTGAATAAGCGAAGTTCGTGTCGTTCTGCAGCTGCATGCCGACGATAACGGCTTTCTGTTGTACGTGTTCCATATATTGATCAACCTCCATAGTGTAATTTGAGCATCAAAAAAGCACAGGCAGTCTGCCTGTGCTAACAGTAGGTGGAGGAACAACAGAATAAAGTCTGGTATAGCCCGCTGCGCGGGAGCAGCTATACGGCCATGCTTGCCATAGACACCATGAAGGTTCAAGCGGCAAGGGCAAGGGCCCCGGCAACTTAAAAAGATATAGAGCTAATCCTCACGATAAACACAGATTCTGGCGGAGTGGATACAGGCCTTATTGGGCACAGTGTACCGGTTCCGGGAATCAGTGTACGGGTTGCGGATTAACGGGTGTATGCTATGGGTTACGTGTTATGGACAGACTTATCCTGAGTCCTCTGCACAAGGCAGAGCTTTCGCGCTATGGGGAAATAATTAGCCGCGCAAAGTGCGAATCCGGATATAGTCTATCACACGCAACCCTCCGTTCTAAAAAAGTTACATTGATTTTAGCACAGTGTCTGTGAATTGACAACTGCCATGGTCTGTCAACCGACCAGAAACTTCCAATTTTATCTGCATATCCTATTGAATACAGCTCTAACGGAGGGTGATAACAATGCCTATACTGACAACCAATATGTTAACAAAGAACCCTACCCCGGGAGCAGGACTCATCAGTCAGGCAGTAGTGAAGGTAGTAAACAATGGGATAGCCCAGGGAACGGTCTATTTGGCCGGTTACAACAACGATGTAAGTCCCTCAACGCTGTTCGCGCAGGAGTTGTTCGAGTCGAACTATCGGGAGGTTGTGACCAAAACGTATAATATTACGCAGAATTTTTTCCAATTCAATATCTCCTACTCCCAGGAGCAGGTACGGGTACGGATCTTCCTTGTGGACAGCAGCGGGCTCTGGAGTCCCGTTACCCTGCAGCCCATGGCGCTTAGCCGGATTACCTCAGAATTCCGTAACAATATCCCCGTAACGAGCAGCGACACCGCAGCGATCAGCTTCCGCAGAAGCACCACGATCGCCGTTCCTGAAGCAGTGGCCGCCGAGATCGTTCCAGACGGGCTGGAGATACTGGCCTCTACCCCTATCCGCTATAAGGTGATAGCCGGGGGGACCGTGAATGGAACTTTTATGAATTACCCTACGCCGACTACGGCTATCCCTGTCACTGAAACAGCGCTGCTGGTGAACTATACCTGTACAGCAGTCACCGGCGGACGGGTGCTGACGCAAGGCATCGGCTCCGGCATATCCGGAGCGTACCAGAATGTGGCGGTGAATCTGCTGAATCAGCGGCTCGCCTACGATCTTCAGCAAGTGCCGGTCACGCTGGTGGTCAGCTCGCTTGCCGGGGAGGACAATGTGGCGGCCACCTTCAGAATGTCTGAGCAATGGTGAAGGCCGAAGGGTGAAGGTCCAGTAATGCCACGCTGGCTGACTGGTAACAGACCGAAGACAGACCTGTGGCAGATAAAAGATAGCCAAAGCAGAGGATATCCACAGCGGCGGGTTATCCCACCCATTCCCGGCGCAGCGTGAACAGATCCTTCAGCGCGTCCGTGGACAGCTCGGTGATCCAGCCCTCGGAGCCGGAGATGACGTCGTCGCTGAGCTGCTGCTTGCTCTCCAGCATCTCGTCAATCTTCTCCTCCAGCGTGCCGAGCGAGATGAACTTGTGCACCTGTACATCCCGGGTCTGGCCCATGCGGTAGGCACGGTCCGTAGCCTGATTCTCCACCGCCGGATTCCACCAGCGGTCGAAATGGAACACATGGTTGGCGGCCGTCAGGTTGAGGCCGACCCCGCCCGCTTTGAGCGAGAGGATGAATACATTCGGCTGATCGGACGGCTGTGCTCCGGCATCTGCATCTGCAGTGGCTTCGCCCGCAGGCTGAGCGGGGGTCTGGAACCGCTCAATCATGCGGTCGCGCGTGCTCTTCGGCGTGCTGCCGTTCAGGTACAGCACCGGTTCCTGCAGCTCCTGCTGAAGTACGGCCTGGAGCATCTTGCCCATGCCTACATACTGAGTGAAGATCAGGCAGCGCTCGTTCTCCTCGCGCAGCTCGCGCACCATGGCCAGCAGCCGTTCCAGCTTCGCAGAGCGTTCGATCAAGGAGGTGGTGTCCAGAGCGCTGCCGTCTTCCGGCTCAGGCAGTGCCTCCTTGGTCAGCAGCATCGGATGGTCACAGAGCTGCTTCAGGCTGGTCAAGGCGGCGAGAATGGCCCCCTTGCGTTCGATGCCCTCCAGCTTCTGCATCCGTTCAAGCAGGCTGTTCACGTTCTGATCGTAGAGTGCGGCCTGCTCGGCCGTCAGGTTAATGTAGGTCTTCATCTCATTCTTATCCGGGAGATCAAGCTGGATCGCCGGGTCCTTCTTCTTGCGGCGCAGCATGAACGGCTTGACCAGCCGCTGCAAATCTGCGGTCCGCTCGGCATTGCGCTCCTTCTCAATGGCATTTGCGAACCGGTCCTGGAACCCTTTCGGGCTGCCCAGATAACCAGGTGTAATGAAATCGTAGATCGACCACAGCTCGGACAGCCTGTTCTCAATCGGTGTACCAGTCAGGGCGATCCGGTGCAAGGCGGGGAAGCTGCGCACGGCGGCGGACTGCTTCGTTCCGGCGTTCTTGATATTCTGTGCTTCGTCCAGGCACACGGTTGCCCAAGTGAACTGCTTCAGCAGCTCCTGGTCCAGTGCAGCGGTAGCGTAGGAGGTAAGCACAACATCTGCCTGCGAAGCCGCGCCGTAGAAATATCCGGCGTCCAGCCGCCGGCTGCCATAGTGAAGCATCACGTTCAGGGAAGGCGCGAAGCGCTGCAGCTCCTTCTGCCAGTTGCCCAGCACGGAGGTCGGACAGATGATCAGCGAAGGCCAGCCGGCCGGCTCGGTCTGCCGCCGGGCCACGGGTGCGCCGGAAGCTGCGGCTTCCTCTTCCTGCTCCTTCAGATGGAGCAGGTAGGAGATCAGCTGCACCGTCTTGCCAAGCCCCATGTCATCGGCCAGGCAAGCGCCCAGCCCGAAGCGGCGGA is part of the Paenibacillus sp. FSL M7-0420 genome and harbors:
- a CDS encoding DEAD/DEAH box helicase, translating into MNMKMRNITVQLALTQYGDALIYGVDDRDDYMPGVQLKQMLFAWHEESFYGTELSTSKADEVELVVLPAEQVLPFFADLRLLRHVGWSWQGDAQLLTRLAPLLAGMLEARQYAPSFAAYREGQLRWAWAEQVLAEAAEANWDDAAALHRLQERSGFAEGLQAAFSAAVFQRHYSTEAQAGDLRSEFPLLFSAGGRSAAGMDEDSWLMSIGWKADTAPFRPVLQLLEPDDELPHWRLQLLLQHKSDESALVPLRLTGDGEPHGTWPAAWTAHVHERAGGWLSRLRDSLPEHIGRGADVLAEPLSDEVAWRFLTADSRLLLEAGWQVLLPAWWEAASRRKPRLRAKISSGTAEGSRGQSLFGLDALVDFDWRISIGDADLSEAEFADLVARGERLVQFRGKWIPLDPALLAQIQRAMAGMDKSRGLSFQDVLQLHLLNEGADGDPEEAEAQRAEEEAVRVRLEVELNEHLVKLIGQLGQRSQWPKPEVPAGLHAELRSYQHEGFAWLVFLRRFGLGACLADDMGLGKTVQLISYLLHLKEQEEEAAASGAPVARRQTEPAGWPSLIICPTSVLGNWQKELQRFAPSLNVMLHYGSRRLDAGYFYGAASQADVVLTSYATAALDQELLKQFTWATVCLDEAQNIKNAGTKQSAAVRSFPALHRIALTGTPIENRLSELWSIYDFITPGYLGSPKGFQDRFANAIEKERNAERTADLQRLVKPFMLRRKKKDPAIQLDLPDKNEMKTYINLTAEQAALYDQNVNSLLERMQKLEGIERKGAILAALTSLKQLCDHPMLLTKEALPEPEDGSALDTTSLIERSAKLERLLAMVRELREENERCLIFTQYVGMGKMLQAVLQQELQEPVLYLNGSTPKSTRDRMIERFQTPAQPAGEATADADAGAQPSDQPNVFILSLKAGGVGLNLTAANHVFHFDRWWNPAVENQATDRAYRMGQTRDVQVHKFISLGTLEEKIDEMLESKQQLSDDVISGSEGWITELSTDALKDLFTLRREWVG